One genomic segment of Oscillospiraceae bacterium includes these proteins:
- the pyrB gene encoding aspartate carbamoyltransferase, with protein MRHFIDFSDLTLAEWAALYRQFDEILRRPADYRERARGHVLGALFYEPSTRTSFSFQVAMHRLGGSVFAMSEPGSTSVSKGESLKDTIIMCSGYADVIVLRHPCEGAALAASLYARTPVINAGDGGHMHPTQTLTDLATVTRLRGGIDGLNIGFCGDLKHGRTVHSLIRALSRFPGVSFYLISPRALAIPDYLRAFLHENGQRYVEVTGLDATMSQLDVLYMTRIQRERFSDPLEYEKHRGVYILTASKMRAARPDLLVMHPLPRVDEIHPDVDGDPRAVYFEQARFGMYIRMALLLDLLSDPARTLPDIAYYDGARLCANPHCITAREPYLPPLEKEGFCAYCDASLQ; from the coding sequence ATGCGGCACTTTATCGATTTCTCCGACCTGACGTTGGCGGAGTGGGCGGCGCTCTACCGACAGTTTGACGAGATTCTCCGCCGTCCGGCCGACTACCGCGAACGCGCGCGCGGCCATGTGCTGGGCGCGCTCTTTTACGAGCCCTCCACCCGCACGAGTTTCTCGTTTCAGGTGGCCATGCACCGGCTGGGCGGCAGCGTGTTCGCGATGAGCGAGCCGGGCAGCACCTCGGTGTCAAAAGGGGAATCGCTGAAAGACACCATCATCATGTGTTCCGGCTACGCCGACGTGATTGTGCTGCGCCACCCCTGCGAAGGCGCCGCGCTGGCCGCGTCGCTTTACGCCCGCACCCCGGTCATCAACGCCGGCGACGGCGGACACATGCACCCCACGCAGACTTTGACAGATCTCGCCACCGTCACCCGGCTGCGCGGCGGTATCGACGGGTTGAACATCGGCTTTTGCGGGGACCTAAAACACGGCCGTACGGTTCACTCGCTGATCCGCGCGCTCAGCCGCTTCCCCGGCGTCAGCTTTTACCTGATCTCCCCCCGCGCGCTGGCCATCCCGGACTACCTCCGCGCCTTCCTGCATGAAAACGGTCAGCGCTATGTGGAGGTGACCGGACTGGACGCGACGATGTCGCAGCTCGACGTTTTGTATATGACGCGGATCCAGCGGGAGCGGTTCTCGGATCCGCTGGAATATGAAAAGCACCGGGGCGTCTATATTCTCACGGCCTCCAAGATGCGGGCCGCGCGGCCGGACCTGCTGGTCATGCATCCGCTGCCCCGGGTGGATGAGATTCACCCGGACGTGGACGGCGACCCCCGGGCTGTCTACTTCGAACAGGCGCGGTTCGGCATGTACATTCGGATGGCCCTGCTGCTCGACCTGCTTTCCGACCCCGCACGCACGCTGCCGGACATCGCCTATTACGACGGCGCCCGGCTGTGCGCAAACCCCCACTGCATCACGGCGCGGGAACCTTACCTGCCGCCTCTCGAAAAAGAGGGCTTCTGCGCCTACTGCGACGCATCGCTGCAATAG